The genomic segment CTAAATGACGAGTCAGAAGAATATGAATGGGTTGATATAAAGCAAATTGAACATTATGAATTAGGAGGATTTATAAAAGAATTATTGTTAAAAATAAGAGACAAGGATGAATCTCAAGATTGTATAAAGATATTTTACAATTATTAAACATCTTTTTGAAATTGCGTGAAAGAGGGACGGTGCCTTTTTTATACTAAAATATGGTATTATCCTAGCTCTATGCTGTAATATTAAAAAAGCAGAGAAAGAGCATGTTGAGAGGCAGGGACGGCCAGGAAGATAAGGGGAATCAGTTTATATTACTAAAGATAAATTTATAAAAATCATAGTAAAAATGAATATATAGGGATAGAAGAATCGATTAAGAGATGAAAGAAATGATAGATAAATAATGGAATAAAAAGATTGAGCAGAAACAAATCTGGTGGAATATTTTGGGTAAAGAAGTAACCGTCCCCCTAATATTCTTATTGACAAAAAAATAAATCTGCAATATTATATGAGTATATCCGAATACAATCATATAGGTGGTGATGAATTGGATTTCATAGAAATATTTAAAGCATTAGGAGACGAAAATAGGATTAGGATATTAAATCTGTTAATAAGAGGAGAACTTTGTGTATGTGAAGTAGAGACGATGCTGGAGATGACTCAATCTAACGCTTCAAGACATTTAAACAAATTAAAAAGTGCAGGTATTATAACTAGTGATAAGAAGTCACAATGGGTTTATTATAGAATAAATAGCGAATTTATTGAGGAAAACAATATGCTGTATGAATTTCTCAAAAACAAAATTAACAAAGATGTACAATGCCTAAAAGATGTTGAAAGGCTTAGAAAATATAAAAGCAGTGACTTTACTTGTGAGCAATTAAGAGAAAATAAAAAGCAAGTTCTAATGATATTGCAGCACCTGCAGGAATGATTAGAGCAAGTAACTTCTTTGAACTTGCTATCGCAGTAGCCATTTCACTTTTAGGATTGGATTCTGGAGCCGCTTTTGCAATAGTCATGGGAATACTGGTTGAAGTTCCTGGTATGTTTGCACTTGTTAGAATAGCCAATAACACAAGATACTGGTTTAAACAAACTGGTGAAAGGGGAATATAAAACACATGAAAAAGAAGGTGGCATTTGTATGTGTTCACAATTCCTGTCGTTCTCAAATGGCAGAAGGTTGGGCAAAGAAATTGGGAAGTGATGTATTAGAAGCATATTCGGCGGGAACAGAAAGTTATCCTGAAGTAAAACCACTGGCAGTACAGGTAATGGAAGAAGAAGGGGTAGATATGGGCGGGTATCATCCAAAATTATTAAGTGATATTCCAGAAGAAGTAGATATTCTAATAACTATGGGTTGTAACGTAATATGCCCTTATCTGCCATGCAGGTACAGAGAAGATTGGGGACTTGAGGACCCATCGGGTAGACAAATAGAGGATTACAGAAAAACAAGGAATATTATTAAAGAAAAAGTAATGGATTTGATACAGAGGGTAAAAAACAAACAGATTTAATGAATATAAAAAAGATGTTAGTGGAGAGAAAAATCTGTGCACTTTTTCTTTTAAGTCTTAAACAGGAAGTGTGCAAGAAGATGCTGGAGGGGATAAAACATAATATAGACGATTATTTGAAACTTAAAAGAGATATTGAAAGTTATCTTGTAGTTGCAGAAAATAGGGGGGGAATTATATGAATATACTAACAATGTTATTTGGCTGGTTAAATGACCAACTATTAAAAATGAAATGGCTTTCAGAACTTATAAGGCTTCTTGTGGAGAGAATATTTGGCTTGTCGATTAATGATAGAATAGGCGGAAGTATTCACTTTTTTATCTATGATACTATTAAAATTTTTATTTTATTATCGGTATTAATTTTTATTGTATCTTATATCCAAAGTTATTTTCCACCAGAAAGGACTAAAAAAATACTCGGTAGAATAAAGGGTATAAAAGGAAACGTACTTGGCGCACTACTTGGGACTATCACACCATTTTGTAGTTGCTCCAGTATACCGATTTTTATAGGATTTACTTCGGCTGGACTACCTTTAGGTGTAACTTTCTCTTTCTTGATTTCTTCACCAATGGTAGATTTAGCATCATTAATGCTTTTAATGTCATTTTTCGGTGCCAAAATTGCCATATCCTATGTAGTTGTAGGCCTTATTCTTGCTGTTGTCGGAGGTACTTTAATTGAAAAGTTGGGGCTTGAAAAATATGTAGAGGGATATATTAGAGAGATAGAGAATGTAGATACTGATTTTATAGAAATGAGTCATGATGAAAGAATTTCTTATTCAAAAGAACAAGTTAAGGATATTATCCATAAGGTATGGTTATATGTATTAGTTGGGGTGGGGGTAGGAGCGGCAATTCACAATTGGATTCCTCAATCAGTTATAGAAAATGTGATTGGAGAAAATAATCCATTTGCAGTTTTAATGGCTACAGTAGTTGGTATTCCGATGTATGCTGATATATTTGGTACACTGCCAATAGCAGAGGCTTTATTTACAAAAGGAGTAGGAATAGGGACAATATTATCCTTTATGATGGCAGTAACTGCCTTGTCACTTCCTTCTATAATAATGCTTAGTAAAGTAGTAAAACCTAAACTTCTAGCAATCTTTGTATCCATTGTATCAGTAGGAATTATAATTATTGGATATCTATTTAATGCTTTTTCATATATTTTCATATAAATAAATTAATCAATTAAGGAGGA from the Clostridia bacterium genome contains:
- a CDS encoding metalloregulator ArsR/SmtB family transcription factor; the protein is MDFIEIFKALGDENRIRILNLLIRGELCVCEVETMLEMTQSNASRHLNKLKSAGIITSDKKSQWVYYRINSEFIEENNMLYEFLKNKINKDVQCLKDVERLRKYKSSDFTCEQLRENKKQVLMILQHLQE
- a CDS encoding arsenate reductase ArsC; the protein is MKKKVAFVCVHNSCRSQMAEGWAKKLGSDVLEAYSAGTESYPEVKPLAVQVMEEEGVDMGGYHPKLLSDIPEEVDILITMGCNVICPYLPCRYREDWGLEDPSGRQIEDYRKTRNIIKEKVMDLIQRVKNKQI
- a CDS encoding permease; this translates as MNILTMLFGWLNDQLLKMKWLSELIRLLVERIFGLSINDRIGGSIHFFIYDTIKIFILLSVLIFIVSYIQSYFPPERTKKILGRIKGIKGNVLGALLGTITPFCSCSSIPIFIGFTSAGLPLGVTFSFLISSPMVDLASLMLLMSFFGAKIAISYVVVGLILAVVGGTLIEKLGLEKYVEGYIREIENVDTDFIEMSHDERISYSKEQVKDIIHKVWLYVLVGVGVGAAIHNWIPQSVIENVIGENNPFAVLMATVVGIPMYADIFGTLPIAEALFTKGVGIGTILSFMMAVTALSLPSIIMLSKVVKPKLLAIFVSIVSVGIIIIGYLFNAFSYIFI